The sequence GGCAAGACGCTGAAAGTGTCGTACTGGAATACGGCCAACGGGCAGAGCTTTGCGCTTGTCCCGGTCAAAGGGCGCACGCTCTTGTTCGTCAATACCTTCGCGGCGTCCGGCGCGAAGTACCAGGCCGAGAACTACACCTGGTGGACCAAGGGGCCGCAGGCCAATCTCTATGACGAGATGGCGGGCGGGAACGCGCCGCCCATCCTCGCCGGCTGCGTGACGCTGCGCTGAAGCCGCAAGCGGGGCGCTTCGCCCGAAGCGCCCCGAGCACCCGGACCGTACCGCTTCCCCTCCTGCGCAACTCGCTGCGCGTCGCGTCTCAATCCCCTAGAATCAAACTTCGCTTCGCCGTTTTCGGCCCGCTCCCGGCCGCAAAGGCCAAGCGTGCTTCTCCTATCGATGGGCCGCGAACGGCCCGCGTGCGTTGCCTCGCGGCGCACGCGTGGCGTCTTCGTCCGGCGTGGCGGGTCGGCACGCTGCCGACGTCGGGTTTTCCGGTCCGGTTGCGCGGGGCCGTGCTCTGCGCGTAGCGTAGTTCTAAGCGAGGCCGCTCATGAAAGCATCGGATCTATTCGTCAAGGCGCTGGAGGCCGAAAACGTCGAGTACGTGTTCGGGATTCCCGGTGAAGAAAACCTCGATCTGCTCGAATCGCTGCGCCGCTCCAGAATCAAGCTCGTCCTTACGCGCCACGAACAGGCGGCGGGCTTCATGGCCGCCACCTATGGGCGCCTGACCGGCCGCACGGGCGTTTGCTTGTCGACGCTCGGGCCCGGCGCCACCAACTTCGTCACCGCCGCCGCCTACGCGCAGCTGGGCGGCATGCCGATGCTGATGGTCACGGGCCAAAAACCGATCAAATCGAGCAAGCAAGGGCATTTTCAGATCGTCGACGTCGTGCGGATGATGGAGCCGCTGACGAAATACACGCGGCAGATCGTGTCGATCGGCAATATTCCCGCATCCGTGCGCGAGGCGTTCCGGCGCGCGGAGGAAGAGCGTCCGGGGGCCGTGCACCTCGAACTGCCCGAAGACGTCGCGCACGAAGAGGGCGACGGCAAGCCGATTCCGAAGAGCTACAGCCGCCGTCCGGTCGCCGAGGACAAGGCCGTGGCGCGCGCCGTGGACGCCATCCTTGCCGCCAAGCGGCCGCTCCTGATGGTGGGCGCGGGCGGCAACCGCAAGACGACGCGCACCGTGCTCGGCGAATTCGTCGACCAGATCGGCATTCCGTTCTTCACGACGCAGATGGGCAAGGGCGTGATCGACGAATCGCATCCGCTGTGGCTCGGCAACGCGACGCTCTCGGATGGCGATTTCGTCCACCGCGCGATCGATCACGCCGATTGCATCATCAACGTCGGCCACGACGTGATCGAAAAGCCGCCGTTCTTCATGCGCAGCGCCGATGCCGGCGACAAGACCGTGATTCATGTGAACTTTCTCGGCGCGCAGGTCGACCCGGTGTATTTCCCGCAGATCGAGGTGGTCGGGGATATCGCAAACGCGGTCTGGCAAATGAAGGAAAGCCTGAAACCGAAGCGCGAGGCCGCCAAGTGGGACTTCTCGCGCTTCATGGACATCAAGGCGCACTTCGACGCGCATCTCGCGAAAGGCCAGGACGACGCGCGTTTCCCGCTCTATCCGGTGCGGATCGTCCACGACGTGCAGGAGGTGATGCCCGAGGACAGCATCATTTGTCTGGACAACGGCATGTACAAGATCTGGTTCGCGCGCTACTACCGCGCGCACGAGCCGAACTCGCTGCTGCTCGACAATGCGCTAGCGTCGATGGGCGCCGGACTGCCGTCGGCGATCGCGACCAAGATCGTGCATCCGGACCGCAAGGTGATGGCGGTCTGCGGCGACGGCGGCTTCATGATGAACTCGCAGGAACTGGAGACGGCGGTGCGCCTCAAGCTCGATCTCGTGGTCCTGGTCCTGCGCGACGACGCGTTCGGGATGATCCGCTGGAAGCAGGAGAACATGAATTTTCCCGACTACGGCATGACGCTTGCTAACCCGGACTTCGTCGCCTACGCGCAGAGCTACGGCGCGCAAGGGCATCGCGTCGAATCGGCGGACGCGTTCGCGCCCCTGATGCGTGAATGCTTCGCGACGCCCGGCGTCCATCTGATCGACGTGCCGATCGACTACTCCGACAACGAGCGAGTGCTCAACCGCGAGATCAAGCGCTTGAGCGCCGCTTTGACGATTTGAGGCCGGCGCGTGGCTGGGCTCTCACGATGCCCGGCCACGCCTGGTTACGCCCAGTCACGCGCACTGCGCCAAGGAGAACGAGTCATGCTGCAGAAGACTTACCCGTACTACCTCGCGAACCGGCCCGTCGAGGCCAATACGGACCTCGAAGTCACCGACAAATTCAGCGGCGAAGTCGCGACCCGCGTCGCCATGGCCGACGCCAAGGCCATCGACGAAGCGATCGGCCACGCGGTCAGCGCGCAGCATGCGTTGCGCGAATTCCCGCCGTACGCGCGCCAGGCGGTGCTCGAGCACTGCGTGAAGCGCTTTCGCGAGCGCTTCGACGAGTTGGCGATGGCGCTTTGCATCGAGGCCGGCAAGCCGATCAACGACTCGAAAGGCGAAGTGACACGCCTGATCGATACGTTCAAGGTCGCAGCCGAGGAAGCGGTGCGTATCGACGGCGAGATCCTCAATCTGGAGATTTCGCCGCGCGCGCGGGGCTATCACGGCTACGTGAAGCGCGTCCCGATCGGACCGTGCTCGTTCATCTCGCCGTTCAACTTTCCGCTGAATCTCACGGCGCACAAGGTGGCGCCCGCGATCGCGGCCGGCTGCCCGTTCGTGCTGAAGCCCGCGAGCCGCACGCCGATCGGCGCGCTGATCATGGGCGAGATCCTTGCGGAAACCGACTTGCCGGAGGGCGCGTTCTCGATTCTGCCCGCGCATCGCGACGGGGCGGACCTCTTTACCACCGACGAGCGGTTCAAGCTGCTGTCCTTCACGGGGTCGCCCGCGGTCGGCTGGGAACTCAAGAAGAAAGCCGGCAAGAAGAAGGTGATCCTCGAGCTGGGCGGCAACGCGGCAGCGATCGTCGACGGCGATCAGCACGAGCGGCTCGACTATGTGGTCGAACGCCTCGCGTTCGGCGCTTACTATCAGTCGGGGCAGAGCTGCATCGGCGTGCAGCGGATTCTCGTGCACGTCGACATCTACGACGCGCTGCGCGAAAAGCTGATCGCAAAAACGAAGTCGCTCAAGATGGGCGACCCGAAAGACCCGCAGACATTCGTCGGACCCATGATCTCCGAATCCGAATCGAACCGGCTCGCCGGTTGGATGGAGCAGGCCGTGCTCGCGGGTGCGAAGATCGTCGCGGGCGGCAAGGTGGACGGCGCGATGTTCGAGGCAACGCTGCT comes from Trinickia violacea and encodes:
- a CDS encoding MliC family protein gives rise to the protein MKPSTIARGVAAALVACAAAGASSAALAASLTFPEIPAVKPKTSTYTCSGGKTLKVSYWNTANGQSFALVPVKGRTLLFVNTFAASGAKYQAENYTWWTKGPQANLYDEMAGGNAPPILAGCVTLR
- a CDS encoding acetolactate synthase large subunit, yielding MKASDLFVKALEAENVEYVFGIPGEENLDLLESLRRSRIKLVLTRHEQAAGFMAATYGRLTGRTGVCLSTLGPGATNFVTAAAYAQLGGMPMLMVTGQKPIKSSKQGHFQIVDVVRMMEPLTKYTRQIVSIGNIPASVREAFRRAEEERPGAVHLELPEDVAHEEGDGKPIPKSYSRRPVAEDKAVARAVDAILAAKRPLLMVGAGGNRKTTRTVLGEFVDQIGIPFFTTQMGKGVIDESHPLWLGNATLSDGDFVHRAIDHADCIINVGHDVIEKPPFFMRSADAGDKTVIHVNFLGAQVDPVYFPQIEVVGDIANAVWQMKESLKPKREAAKWDFSRFMDIKAHFDAHLAKGQDDARFPLYPVRIVHDVQEVMPEDSIICLDNGMYKIWFARYYRAHEPNSLLLDNALASMGAGLPSAIATKIVHPDRKVMAVCGDGGFMMNSQELETAVRLKLDLVVLVLRDDAFGMIRWKQENMNFPDYGMTLANPDFVAYAQSYGAQGHRVESADAFAPLMRECFATPGVHLIDVPIDYSDNERVLNREIKRLSAALTI
- a CDS encoding aldehyde dehydrogenase family protein, producing the protein MLQKTYPYYLANRPVEANTDLEVTDKFSGEVATRVAMADAKAIDEAIGHAVSAQHALREFPPYARQAVLEHCVKRFRERFDELAMALCIEAGKPINDSKGEVTRLIDTFKVAAEEAVRIDGEILNLEISPRARGYHGYVKRVPIGPCSFISPFNFPLNLTAHKVAPAIAAGCPFVLKPASRTPIGALIMGEILAETDLPEGAFSILPAHRDGADLFTTDERFKLLSFTGSPAVGWELKKKAGKKKVILELGGNAAAIVDGDQHERLDYVVERLAFGAYYQSGQSCIGVQRILVHVDIYDALREKLIAKTKSLKMGDPKDPQTFVGPMISESESNRLAGWMEQAVLAGAKIVAGGKVDGAMFEATLLEGVHRDQDLYRKEAFGPVAILETFSDFDQALMTVNDSDFGLQAGIFTDSLAHAHRAWDVLEVGGVVINDVPSFRVDNMPYGGVKDSGLGREGIRYAIEDMTEPRLMVMRDLR